The proteins below come from a single Burkholderia contaminans genomic window:
- a CDS encoding ATP-binding protein yields MPIRHLFASQADAGAPFASIGGEPRDLGLLHRYQRFTLYGGAVLLSLVMLFAASILLTGSVRDYISKRRELLTTHKALVQLEIDAKQASMRRAVINAELLWSGHPPHARASSDTLRRDGHVLLSPMRGATEVFVAATPDATANGEFDRYVQLMERQTISIAAAERQTGRPITGYAYSPDHRVIAITPPPNTPYPDLLARMGAHDTHALIDRLAFDVVDWRNPAIARHWRNTRHIAWQPPAVDPLTGKTVFRLVEPVFDGLDQVMTFVSDLDVDVIADRMDHAPDDTVAMLVDETGRILLSADRTDAATDGAALMRDALADREWRHGFDRLTANYRDGIFTVSDRISDTGFAIVYAYSWRMIAHAIWPAMLREFGTTALMLAVLWGLVITFDLKLFAPLFRRSRRVFESEQMSRAIISTAPFGIGLISLGSRQVLLRNRMMELYEKEAGSPPLHERLLARYRERQDGDAFQLDVELPVTLNDGRTRDLLVNFVRARYKGRDTLLCSFSDITTRADAERALGSANRAKSTFLATITHEIRTPLNAMLGNLELLDKAPDPSRQKRRLHAVTSAARMLLDMLNNVLDMTKIEADRMTLEATSFRIDDLMRDLADLFEPMAAAKGVALRVDIDPAVAHAYVGDPMRVRQIVVNLVSNAIKFTDRGTVALSVSASAVDATPVTIRVSDSGIGMTADQLAHIFEPFAQADRSIARRFGGTGIGLALSHKLVESMGGNIAVDSVPGVGSTFIITLPLPLDHRPGAARADAGADAPNARVLFVDDNPVNRSLIHDQLDVLGYPADVASSVAEALDLVDRHDYALVMTDLNMPGLDGYAFARVLRERGRARPILAVTAHAEPDELRLAREAGIDEIVAKPTSLKSLELAITKHTGPSQAPHAPPPSRRHGPLPHDLHKVLSDTAHRSNVAIARALQDGDLKAARTEIHSMRGAFAMIGEDEISGLCASMEALALAGDAAAFAREFERYRRDAKEILERRAPGESQHPADTFSDISAMK; encoded by the coding sequence ATGCCCATTCGACATCTCTTCGCGTCCCAGGCGGATGCCGGCGCGCCGTTCGCTTCGATCGGCGGCGAGCCGCGCGACCTGGGCCTGCTGCACCGCTACCAGCGCTTCACGCTGTATGGCGGCGCCGTGCTGCTGTCGCTCGTGATGCTGTTCGCGGCGAGCATCCTGCTCACCGGCTCGGTGCGCGACTACATCTCGAAGCGTCGCGAGCTGCTCACGACACACAAGGCGCTCGTCCAGCTCGAAATCGATGCGAAGCAGGCGTCGATGCGCCGCGCAGTGATCAATGCGGAATTGCTGTGGAGCGGTCATCCGCCGCATGCACGCGCGTCGTCCGACACGCTGCGACGCGACGGGCACGTGCTGCTGTCGCCGATGCGCGGCGCGACCGAAGTGTTCGTCGCCGCCACGCCCGATGCCACCGCCAACGGCGAATTCGATCGCTACGTGCAGTTGATGGAACGCCAGACGATCTCGATCGCGGCAGCCGAGCGCCAGACCGGGCGCCCGATCACCGGCTATGCGTACAGCCCCGACCATCGCGTGATCGCGATCACGCCGCCGCCGAACACGCCGTACCCTGACCTGCTTGCCCGCATGGGCGCGCACGACACGCATGCGCTGATCGATCGCCTGGCATTCGACGTCGTCGACTGGCGCAATCCGGCGATCGCGCGCCACTGGCGCAACACCCGCCACATTGCGTGGCAGCCGCCCGCAGTCGATCCGCTCACGGGCAAGACCGTGTTTCGCCTCGTCGAGCCGGTATTCGACGGCCTCGATCAAGTGATGACGTTCGTCAGCGACCTCGACGTGGACGTGATCGCCGACCGGATGGACCACGCGCCCGACGACACGGTGGCCATGCTCGTCGACGAAACCGGCCGCATCCTGCTGAGCGCGGACCGCACCGACGCGGCGACCGACGGCGCGGCGCTGATGCGTGACGCACTCGCCGATCGCGAATGGCGGCACGGCTTCGACCGGCTCACCGCGAACTATCGGGACGGCATCTTCACGGTCAGCGACCGGATCTCCGATACGGGTTTCGCGATCGTCTATGCGTATTCGTGGCGGATGATCGCCCATGCGATCTGGCCCGCGATGCTGCGCGAGTTCGGCACGACCGCGCTGATGCTCGCCGTGCTGTGGGGGCTCGTGATCACGTTCGACCTGAAGCTGTTCGCGCCGCTGTTCCGCCGCTCGCGCCGCGTGTTCGAAAGCGAGCAGATGAGCCGCGCGATCATCTCGACCGCGCCGTTCGGCATCGGCCTGATCTCGCTCGGCTCGCGCCAGGTGCTGCTGCGCAACCGGATGATGGAGCTGTACGAGAAGGAGGCCGGCTCGCCGCCGCTGCATGAACGCCTGCTCGCGCGCTATCGCGAGCGCCAGGACGGCGACGCATTCCAGCTCGACGTCGAGTTGCCCGTCACGCTGAACGACGGCCGCACGCGTGACCTGCTCGTCAACTTCGTCCGCGCGCGCTACAAGGGCCGCGACACGCTGCTGTGCAGCTTCTCCGACATCACCACACGTGCCGACGCCGAGCGCGCGCTCGGCAGTGCGAACCGCGCGAAATCGACCTTCCTCGCGACGATCACGCACGAGATCCGCACGCCACTGAACGCGATGCTCGGCAATCTCGAACTGCTCGACAAGGCGCCCGACCCGAGCCGACAGAAGCGCCGGCTGCATGCGGTCACGTCGGCCGCGCGAATGCTGCTCGACATGCTGAACAACGTGCTCGACATGACGAAGATCGAAGCCGACCGGATGACGCTCGAAGCCACCAGCTTCCGCATCGACGACCTGATGCGCGACCTCGCCGACCTGTTCGAGCCGATGGCTGCCGCGAAGGGCGTCGCGCTGCGGGTGGATATCGACCCGGCCGTCGCGCATGCGTACGTTGGCGATCCGATGCGTGTGCGGCAGATCGTCGTGAACCTGGTCAGCAACGCGATCAAGTTCACGGATCGCGGCACGGTGGCGCTGTCGGTATCGGCATCGGCCGTCGACGCAACGCCGGTGACGATCCGCGTCAGCGATTCGGGGATCGGAATGACGGCCGACCAGCTCGCGCACATATTCGAGCCGTTCGCGCAGGCCGACAGGTCGATCGCGCGACGTTTCGGGGGCACCGGCATCGGGCTTGCGCTGAGCCACAAGCTCGTCGAATCGATGGGCGGCAACATTGCGGTCGACAGTGTGCCGGGAGTCGGCTCGACGTTCATCATTACGCTGCCGCTGCCGCTCGATCACAGGCCGGGCGCCGCGCGCGCCGACGCGGGGGCCGACGCGCCGAACGCCCGCGTGCTGTTCGTCGACGACAACCCGGTGAACCGTTCGCTGATCCACGATCAACTCGACGTTCTAGGCTATCCGGCCGATGTCGCGTCGAGCGTCGCGGAAGCGCTCGACCTCGTCGACCGGCACGACTATGCGCTCGTGATGACCGATCTCAACATGCCGGGGCTCGACGGCTATGCGTTTGCGCGCGTGCTGCGTGAGCGAGGCCGCGCAAGGCCGATTCTCGCGGTGACCGCGCATGCCGAGCCGGATGAATTGCGTCTCGCGCGGGAAGCGGGGATCGACGAGATCGTCGCGAAGCCGACGTCGTTGAAATCGCTCGAGCTGGCGATCACGAAGCACACGGGGCCGTCGCAGGCGCCGCACGCTCCGCCGCCGTCGCGCCGGCATGGGCCGCTGCCTCATGATCTGCACAAGGTGCTTTCGGACACCGCGCACCGGTCGAATGTCGCAATCGCGCGGGCGCTGCAGGATGGCGACCTGAAGGCTGCCCGCACGGAGATTCACAGCATGCGCGGCGCGTTCGCGATGATCGGCGAGGATGAGATATCCGGTCTTTGCGCATCGATGGAAGCGTTGGCGCTGGCGGGCGACGCCGCAGCGTTCGCGCGTGAGTTCGAGCGCTATCGGCGCGACGCGAAAGAGATCCTCGAACGACGTGCGCCAGGCGAGTCGCAACACCCGGCCGACACGTTTTCTGACATATCGGCGATGAAGTGA